In one Arachis duranensis cultivar V14167 chromosome 9, aradu.V14167.gnm2.J7QH, whole genome shotgun sequence genomic region, the following are encoded:
- the LOC107465307 gene encoding serine/arginine-rich splicing factor SR30: MARRSSRTIYVGNLPGDVRLREVEDLFYKFGPIVDIDLKIPPRPPGYAFVEFEDIRDAEDAIYYRDGYNFDGFRLRVELAHGGRGHTSSVDRYSSYSGSSSSRGVSRRSDYRVLVTGLPPSASWQDLKDHMRRAGDVCFSQVFRERGGMTGIVDYTNYDDMKYAIRKLDDSEFRNAFSRSYIRVREYDRRSYSRSPSRDSRRSYSRSLSRSPYVSRSRSYSRSPSYSDRSRSWSPKPKHSRRSLSRSRSVSRSRSPYSSPRPYSRSQSPRSM, from the exons ATGGCTAGACGGTCTAGTCGCACAATTTATGTTGGCAATCTTCCTGGCGATGTTCGCTTGAGGGAAGTAGAGGATCTTTTCTACAAg TTTGGTCCTATTGTTGACATTGATCTGAAGATTCCTCCGAGACCACCAGGTTATGCCTTTGTGGAG TTTGAGGATATCCGTGATGCTGAAGATGCCATTTACTATAGAGATGGTTACAACTTTGACGGTTTTCGCTTACGG GTTGAACTTGCACATGGTGGACGGGGTCATACATCATCAGTAGACCGCTATAGTAGCTATAGTGGTAGTAGCAGTAGCCGCGGAGTTTCCAGGCGTTCCGATTATCGTG TTCTTGTCACAGGATTACCCCCTTCTGCTTCATGGCAAGACCTGAAA GATCATATGCGAAGAGCTGGTGATGTGTGTTTTTCTCAAGTCTTCCGTGAGCGTGGTG GTATGACTGGGATAGTGGATTATACAAATTATGATGACATGAAATATGCT ATAAGGAAGCTTGATGACTCGGAATTCAGAAATGCCTTTTCTCGGTCATACATACGG GTCAGGGAATATGATCGCCGGAGTTATTCTAGAAGCCCCAGTCGTGATTCAAGGAGGAGCTATTCGAGAAGCCTCAGCCGCAGTCCATATGTGTCGCGAAGTCGAAGCTATAGTCGAAGTCCTAGCTATAGTGACAGGAGCAGAAG TTGGTCTCCAAAACCAAAGCATTCTCGGCGTTCGTTATCTCGCTCAAG